In Pseudoxanthomonas sp. SE1, the genomic stretch GCTTTGACCGGGCAGGTCACGTATCTTTCATTACGCGCCACGTCCTGGATCGCAGCCGGAAGGCGAATGATCCCGATGTGAGCAAGAACCTTCCTCTCCCTCAAAGGTCCACGGCCCCGGAAGCGGGGCCGTTGTCGTCATCTGCCAAGGGGGCGATGTGATGAAGACCTGCCTGACCCACGCCCTGCACCTGTTCGACGCCTATTCCGACATGGCGGATGAAGAGCAGTCGGCGGCGCTGGCCGTCCTGAGACGGACCGACCCGATCCTGCATGATGCGCTGGTCCACCTGCTGGTCACCGACGCACTGGACCATGAGATGGACGTGCCGCCCTGGAGCATCCACGCCCCGGGCACTTCCATGCCGGGCGACGACGCGCCCGATGGCGAGACGGCGCAACCGGCAGGCGGGCTCGCGCGCCACGCCTGACAGCGATGCCAACCTGCGGCTTGTCGCGCACGCCGATGCAATGCGGGGAAGGCCTGCGGCGCGATGCTGCAGCCTCGGACCACCGTCCGCGTCATGAGGGCACGCCGCCATGTCTCCCATGCAGGGCTATCCCGCCGGCCGCACCGCGCTGCTCTTCATAGATCCCTACAACGACTTCCTCGCGGAAGGGGGAAAACTCTGGCCATTGGTCGCCGACGTCGCGCGCAGCGTGGATCTGCATGCCCATCTGCGCACCGTGGTGTCCTGCGTCAGGCAGGCGGGATTGCCCGTGTTCATCGTGCCGCACCATCGCTCGGAACCCGATGATTTCAATGGCTGGGACCACCCGACGCCCTACCAGCTGGGCGCGGCACGCGTGCAGCCCTTCGCGAAGGACAGCTGGGGCGGGGAGTGGCATCCGGACTTCGCGCCACAACCTGGCGACATCGTCGCCAAGGAGCACTGGGGCGGCAGTGGATTCTCCAATACCGATCTCGATTACCTGCTGAAACAGCACCGCATCACCCACGTGATCCTGGTGGGCCTGATCGCCAACACCTGCATCGAAACCACGGGCCGGTTCGCCTCGGAATTGGGCTATCACGTGACCCTTGTCCGCGATGCCACCGCAGCCGCCAGCGCGGCCGCGATGCATGCCGCGCACGAGATCAACGCGCCTACTTACGCGCACGCGATCCTGACCACCGAGGGCCTGGTCGATGCCCTGACCGCCCGCGCGCGCGGTTGACCTGCGTCCGTCCTACCTCCGCAACGACCACGCCGCGTAATCCGTCGCCGCAATGCGGGCAATCCCCGTGGGCAGCAGCGTGTCGTCATCCAATGGCATGCCGAAATACGGGGCGTCGGCCGCGGCCCTGACCTCGCGCGGATCGCCACAGGACCGCAAGTGATCGGCAACGAATGTGGCCATCGGGCGCGCCTGCGGCCCGGCGATCTCCACGATGCCCTCCGCCGGTGTCGAATCAACCACCACCGCCAGCATGGCGGCCACATCATCGGCCGCGATCGGCTGCATGCGTGCGCTCGGCAGCAGGATGTCATCGCCCTGCATGCCGGACTGCGCGATGCCATCCAGGAACTCGAAGAACTGCGTCGCACGCACCAGGGTGTATGGCACGCCGCCGGCCCGGATGCGCTGCTCCTGCGCCCACTTGGCGCGGAAATAGCCGCTTCCCTGCAGGCGCTCGGTACCCACCACCGACAATGCCACGTAGTGACGCACGCCGGCGTGCGCTGCGGCTGCCAGCAGGTGTCCGGTGGAGGCTTCGAAGAACGCCTTCACCGCCGCGTCCTCGAACGAAGGCGCATTGGCGACATCGACGACCACATGGGCCCCCTCGAGGGCGGCTGCCACGCCTTCCCCGGTCACTGCATCCACACCGGTGGACGGCGCTGCAGCCACCACGTCATGCCCCTTGGCCTTGAGCAGCGCGACCAGGCGCTTCCCGATCAGACCGGTACCTCCCACAACGACGACTTTCATGGATCGACTCCCTTGGGTTGGATGGAATGACGGCAACCGGAGCCGTCATGTCTCCCAGGACGCGGTACCGCGCCACGGCGTGACAGCCCCCCGCCGGTCGCGGCCGCGATGCGCGTTTCCCGTCCGCATGCTGAGGCATGCGTCGCAATCCGACTCACAGTCACGCCGGACGCCGGCCGCGCTGCCCCGTTCATCATCACGACGGAACGTGGAAGTGCGACGGTGTTAGCAGCCGGTCCCCCGGGGGTTGTCGCTAGCATGGCGTCGTCGGGCCGCCACCGGTCCGGTTCTCGCGCAAGGAGCGCACATGACCACACATGCGGCCGCCGGATTCGCCGGCACCTGGCACTTGCTTCCCGAGCAGTGCGACTACCAACTCGGGCGCCCTCCGCGCAGGGGGCTGTACCAGCTCGACTGCGCCGCCGACGGCGCGCTTTCGATCGCGTCGGAATGGCTGGGCAAGAACGGCAAGCGGCATCGCGCCGCCTTCGACGGACGCGTCGACGGCACACCGTATCCGTACCACAGCACGCCGCATGCCGATGCGCTGAGTTTCGAATCCGTATCCCCCACGCAGCTCCACTCCACCACCTGGCACGATGGCCGCGAAGTGCAATGGTCGGAACGCGAACTGGTCGATCCGGACACCCTCGTGATCCGCATGCGCGGCCATCTCAGTGATGGCCGCTGCTACACCAATGTCGGCGTCTACCGGCGCGAGGACAGCTGAGGCCACGGCGGAACACCATGCCTGCCACTCTCCCCAGCAACTGACACAAGAAGGGCGCCCATGGGCGCCCTTCTTCATGCACGCCGGTCCCGGACATTCACATCCGGGACTGGATGCGGGTCATCGCGTCTGCACGCAGTTCTGCAGCCACAGTACGCGCTTGAAATCGTCATAGCGCAGGAACTGGCCCTTGAACGTCACCTTGTCGCCCTTGCGGAACGTCAGTACGTTGGCCAGCTGGTTCGGACGGAACAGGCAGGCCACGCCGACACGCGGCTCATTGTCGCCCGGCACCTGGATTAGCATCTTGCCCTGGTCGGGGATCTCGAACGACACGTTGTAGTCCTCCCCATCTTCCTGCACGTAATCCACCCGGCCACGCAACGCGTAGTTGCGGCCTTTGTGGCGCGCGGTGACGGCCACGGCATTGCCCTTGGCTTCACGCGCGATCTCGCGCGAGAACATGAAGACATCCTTCACCGTCACATCGGCGTTGTTCTGCGTCTTCGCGCCCTGGGCCGCGGCGGCACGGCCTTCCTTGCCCCCCTTCAACTTGGCGAACAGCGTGCACATGTAGGGACGCATGGCATCGGCCTTGGCCATCTGGCCCTTTTCGGTCTTGACCGTCATCTGCACGGTCGCATCCTTGCCGTCGGCGCTCACGTTGATCAGGGTCGGGATGGCGCGCGTGGTGCCGGTGGAACGCTGTTCGACCAGCATGGAGCCGGTCTCGACATCCTCGGTGATCACGTCCATCTTCTCGGCGATCATGATGCCGCGCAGTTGTCCCATCGCATCCTTGACGGTCGAATCCGGCACCGTGACGCGGCTGCTGAAATCGGTGCCGGAGAAGATGCTGCCGGACTTGCTGAAGTTGTCCTCGCATTCACCCGCGATGGCCGCGGGCGCCACGCTCGACAGGGCGAGCGCGATGGCGGCAAGTAGCTTGTAGGTCATGTGGTCCTCACATAGTGGAAGTGTCTGGGGTCCGGATACGACGGGCGGTGCTTCCTGCCCGCGCCAGACCCGGCCCCACGGCATTCTTGCAAGGGCCCCCGTGCACCACAAGCCGTCACTGTCATTCACGGGCCACGCATGCCTTGCCGGGTCGATGATGCCCCTGCCATAGAATGCGCACCCCCTCTTCAAACGCGCATCAAATCCATGACCGCACGCCCTCGTCGTTCCCTCCGCCACGCTGGTCTCGGCATTCCGGTGGTGGCGGGATCGTTGCTGCTGTCGGGCATGGCATACGGCGACGATCCGCCCGCCGCGCGTGCGCTCCCGCCAGACGTGCAGGCCGATGTCGCCGCGATCGCCGGGCATCTGGCGCAGGTGAGCGATACCGCATCGCCGCTGTCATGCGACAAGGCCGTGGAGAACGCCCGCTGGGGCGTGGAGACCATGCTGGAGGTCGGCGAGAAGAACCTTCGCGCCGGCTACATGAGCCCGTCCGCCTACGATGCGGCCACCCCGGCACTGAAGCGCCTGCTGGCTGCACTGACCACGGAGGACTGCGCGGCCGCCACCGGCGCGCGGCGCGACTTCTACCAGTGCATGTCCAGCGACTACAACCATGTCTACGCATGCGGCAAGGCACATCCCTTCGATCCATGACGCGCGCGGTTGACCATCGTCGAAGCGCGGGCCACCCTTTCCGCATGAACATCCAACGCTCACCGACAAGGGCGACGACCGCGCGCCATGCATCGCGGCAGGACGGCTGATGGCATCGCCGCAAGTTCCGGACTGGTTGCAGGAATGGGCGAGCTTCGCGATTCCCGTCGCGCAGGCGCTCGGGATCCTGCTTGCCGCCTGGCTGCTGCTGCGCCTGCTGCGCATCGTGGTGCGGCGGATCTGCGAGCACTATCACCTGCCCGCGCAGGTCGCCGTCAGTGCACGCCGGTTGCTCGGCGTGCTGGTCTACGTCTCGGCCTTCATGGTCGCGCTGGGCCGGCTGGGCGTGTCCGGCAGCGTGCTGTGGACCGCACTGACGGGTTTCACCGCCGTGGCGGCCGTCGCGTTCTTCGCCGCCTGGAGCGTGCTGTCCAACATCTTCTGCAGCGTGCTGATCCTGACCACGCGTCCGTTCCGCGTGCACGACCACATCGAAGTGCTGGAGAACGGCGACAAGCCCGGCCTGCGCGGGCGCGTGATCGACATCAACCTGCTCTACACCACCCTGCTGGAAGAAGATGCCCTGCGCGGCGACACCGTGCTGCAGATCCCCAACAGCCACTTCTTCCAGCGCACCACGCGGCGCTGGCGGTCGGGGACGCCGCCCGCGACCACCTCGCCCGAATAGTCCGCCAGCGCTGGTGCCCTAGGCCGCGGCCAGTGCGCGAGCACGGCCATGGGCGCGATCCTGCGGCGCACGCGCATCCAGCACGAACACATTGACGGCTCCATTGAGCTCGCGCGCCTGGTCTTCCATCGAGCGGGCGGCGGCCGATGCCTCTTCCACCAGCGCTGCATTCTGCTGGGTGGTTTCGTCCATCTGCGCGATGGCCTGGTTGACCTGCTCGATGCCGGCACTCTGCTCCTGCGAAGCAGCCGAGATCTCTGCCATGATGTCGGTCACCCGCTGCACGGCGGTGACGATTTCACCCATCGTCGCGCCGGCCTGGTTCACCAGCGCCGAGCCATCGGCCACCTTGTCCACCGAGGTCTCGATCAGGCCCTTGATCTCCTTGGCTGCGTTGGCGCTGCGTTGGGCCAGCGTCCGGACTTCCGATGCGACCACGGCGAAGCCACGGCCCTGCTCGCCGGCCCGCGCCGCTTCCACCGCCGCATTAAGGGCCAGGATATTGGTCTGGAAGGCGATGCCGTCGATGACCGAGATGATCTCGGCGATCTTGCGGGAAGACTGCTCGATCTCGCTCATCGTCGTGACCACGCGCGCGACCGTCGTGCCGCCTTCCGATGCCACGCTAGCCGCACCGATCGCCAGCTGGTTCGCCTGGCGTGCGGAGTCGGCGTTCTGGCGCACGGTGGAGGTCAGTTCTTCCATCGAAGCGGCGGTTTCCTCCAGGTTCGCGGCCTGCTGCTCTGTGCGGCGCGACAGGTCGCTGTTACCCGCCGCGATCTCGCCTGCGGCCGTGTTGATCGACGACGACGCACCCTGGATCTGGCGCACGATGGTGCGCAACTGCGCCACCGTGGCATTGGCATCGTCCCGCATGGTGGCGAACACGCCGTGGAAGTCGCCCTCCATCCGCGCCGTCAGGTCGCCGCGCGCGATGGCCTGCAGCAGCGACGACACATCCGCCAGGTTGCCATCGGTGGTTTCCATCAGGCGGTTCAGGCCGTCCACCATGTCGCGGAAATCGTGCTGGTAGCGTTGCGTGTCGCCGCGACGACTGAAATCGCCCGATGCCGCGGCCTGCGCCAACTGCCTGATCTCGGCATTGATCGCCGAAAGGTTCGCCTTGGTGGTGCGCATGGCGTCGGTCAGGGCGGCTTTCTCGCCGGGCAACGCCTCCATGTCGATGGAGAGGTCGCCGACCGCATAGCACTGCATGATCTCCACCAGCCGCTGCATCACCGCGATGTGCGATGCCACCAGGGCGTTGGTGTCGCGCACCATGCGCCCGTATTCGCCGGGGAAGCGCGAATCGTCCATGCGGAAGCTGATCCTGCCTTCGTCATGGCGCAACGCCATTTCGCCCTGCTCGGCGATCACGCCCTGCAGGGTCGCGGTCATGTCGGCCATTGCGGTGCCCAGCTGGCCGATCTCGTCGCCACTGCGCACTTCCACGCGCTTGTCCAGGCGACCGGCGGCGACCGCGCGCGCAGCGGCCGCGGCGGCGACCACGGGACGGATCACCGACCGGCGTATCCACCACGCCAGCACCAGCACCAGCACGACGGCGGCGGCGACCGACAAGGCCGCGCACGCCACCAGCATGCGGCGTGCTTCCTGCGAACGCGCCACCACCGCCGCATCGGCGATCATCTTGGTGCGCGCCACCAGGGCTTCGAGCGTCTCGCCCAACTGGCGGTCCATGCCCTTCACCAGGCGATCGCCTTCCTGCGTGTCGTAACCCGCTGCCGCGAACTGTTCCAGGGCCGCGCGGTAGTTGCCTTCCAACTCGCGGTGCTGGGTGGCGAAATCGGCCGCCAGCCTGCGCGCCTGCGGATCGGCGATGCTGCTGGACAGGGTCTTCGCCAGGGCGGCCACTTCGCGCCCCTTCTGGTCGAAGGCGCCGACGTACTTTGTACGCTGCTCCTCGTCGTGCCCGCGGATGAGGATGTTCTTCCACTCCTGCACCTGCACGCGGAAGTCGCGGCTCAGGCGCTCGCCCTCCGCGGCCTGGGCCACCTGCACGGGCACTTCGGTGGAAAGGCTGAACCACGCCGAGCCCAGGCCGGCCAGTGCGCACAACAGGATGACGGCAAGCCCCAGGGTCAGGGCACCCAGCAGCTTGGTCTGCAGGCTGAGGGGACGGGAAGCGGTATTCGACGACATGGCGGTACGACGTTGGGAAGGAATGCACCTTCCTTAGCGGCGCGCAGCGCGGCGAATTGACGCATCGCCGCCCTGCATCGCGCAATCCACGACCGCCATCTCTTTGTTGCAGTTTGATGACACGCGCCGAGCCACACGGCAGCGCGTATGGCTCAGCGCGATGGCTCGCAGGCGACGCCGGCCGGAACAGTGCGCGCGTCGAGCCTCCGCCGCGCCCATGCATAGACCAGCAGGCCCACCACGGCGGTCGCCGCACCGACGTAGCCGGTCGAGGTCCAGCCGAAGCCGGCGGTGATCGCCATGCCGCCCAACCAAGGGCCGAGTGCGTTCGCGGTATTGAAAGCGGCATGGTGCGACGCGGCCGCGAGCGTCTGCGCATCGCCCGCCACGTCCATCAGGTGCGACTGCAGGATGGGGCCGAGCGCGCCCATCAGGCCGATCGCCACGGTAGCGAGCAGGATCGTCGGCAAGGCGTTCGCCAGCAGCGGGAACAACAGCAGCGCCACGACCGCCCACGCCAGCACCATCCATGCGCCGCGCAGCTGGAAGCGGTCGAACAGCCAACCGCCGACGAAGTTGCCGATCACGCCGCCCACGCCGAAGCCGGCCAGGCCCAGCGGAATCCAGGCCGGCGACACGCGTGTCACCTCCAGCATCGTCGGCGCGAGGTAGCTGAAGACGCAGAACATGCCCGCGAAACCGATCGCGCCGATGCCCAGCGCCTGCCAGACCGGCACGCGGTTGAAGGCACGCAGTTCATCCAGCGGCCTCGCCTTCGGCCCATCGATGCCGACCGGCAGCCAGATGGCCAGCAACAGGCCCGTCGCCAGCGCGATGATCGCGACGAAGGCGAATACCCAGCGCCAGTCGATCATCTGCCCCAGCCACGTGGCCAGCGGATTGCCGATCAGGATGGCCAGCGTCAGGCCCAGCATCACCAGGCTGATCGCACGGCCGCGCCTGTGGGGCGGACTGATCGCCACCGCCGTCAGTGCGGCCACGCCGAAGTACGCGCCATGCGGCAGGCCGGCGATGAAGCGGAACACCAGCAGGCTTTCGTAGGTCGGCCCGAGCGCGCTGGCCAGATTGCCCAGCGCATAGAAGCCCATCAGGGCGAGCAGCAGCGTCTTGCGCTTCCAGCCCGCGCCCAGGATCGCCAGCAGCGGTGCACCGACCACCACGCCCAGCGCATAGGCGCTGATCAGATGCCCCACCTGCGGTTCGGTCACGCCGAGCGAGGCCACCATGTTCGGCATCAGCCCCATGCTGGCGAACTCGCTGGTGCCGATGGCAAAGCCCCCCAGCGTCAGCGCGAACAGGATCAGGCCGATCTGGCGCGCGGTGAGCTGGTCGGCAACGGAGGGAAAGGAAACCGGCGGCGTAACGTCCATGACGCATTATGCTGCGGCGCAGCAGCCACAGTCGACCCCATGACTGGAACGCTGTCCGCCATCCGCCCTCAGTGCCGGCAGCGCCTCACTTGGCGACGAACTTCAGCGGTCCCGTGTACTGCGGCCAGGCGATCGAGGCGGGGCCACGCGTGTTGAGCGCGGTTTCCGGCTTTTCGCCGGCCTCGGTCGTGACGCGCGTCATCAACGTCGGCATCCAGAAGTTGACCGCGAAGGTCGCGTCGCGACGGATCACCGGATTCACCGACAGCGTGGTGGTCTTGCCCGGTTCGATCCGGAACGTCACCACATCCTCGTTCACGAACGCGCCTCGTTCCAGCATCTTCTTCACGCTGAAGGCCGTGGTCATTTCCAGGCCGATGCCGGTGACGCGGTAGTCGCCCGCCGGCAACGAGAGGGTCTCCTGCTGGCCGTAGCGGGTCATGTGGTTGAGCGGGAAATCGATGAACTGCTTGTTGACCAGCGAGAACACCACCTGGCCGTCGCGCACGCCCCATTCCAGCGCGCCGCTCTTCAGCTGCTCGTCCACCTTCTTGGGCAGTTCCTTCTCGCTGGTGAACGGCTTGACGTCCACCACCAGGGTGCCGGTCTCCATCATCGCCGCCTGCGGCGCCTGCTCCTGCGCCGACACGGACACCGCTACGCCTGCCTGCAGCAGCAGGCCCATCAACACGTTCCGCATGTAGTCCCCCTGGAGGCGCCCCCCGGCGCGCACGCGCCATTCCATCGCAGTCGGGTCAGCCGCGCAATCCCGCCGGACGCTCAGCGGTCCGCCACGCGGAACGGCAGGTTGGCGTACGCGGCATGGCCCTGCCCATCGAGCACGTCCACGAACAGCCGGTACGCACCCGGTTTGCCAGGGGCAGCGAAACGCACCCCACCCTTGCCGTCGTCCTCCATCGCCAGTGCCACCGCCGGCGGCACGTCCTCGCGGTCACCGCCGATGCTGGTGGCCGTGGTTTCGTACAGCACCGTCCAGCGATAGCGCAGCGTGTCGCCGTCGGCATCGCGTGCATCGACCCGCGCGGTGTATTCCCTGCCTGGTTCCAGCGTGATGCTGTCGATGGCGGGCCGACTGTCCAGCGTCAACGGCTGGATCGATGGCGCCCGGTTGGATGGCCACGCACCGGTCCATACGTACTGCATCGCATCCACGGCCGGCGTGCTTTCCCCGCTCGGCAGGAACAGGCCGTACCACGTGGGCGTGCGCTCCTGCTTGTTGCCCCACAGGAAGACGTACGAGCCCAACCCCTGCTTCGTGTCTGCGGCGATCACCTGCTCGTAGCGTTGCTGCAGCAGCATCGCCTTGCGCGAGGCGTCGTCCTCGATCGGTGCCTTCCATGCCGTCAGCGGACTTTCCCAGTGCCCGGTCGGGCCCCATTCGGTCACCACGTACGGGCCGGTCCAGCCGCTGGTCACCAGCTTCTCCGGCAATGCGCCGATGTCGCCGTAGAGCTGGATGCCGATCAGGTCCAACGACGGCGCGCGCGCCTTCAACAGGTCGATCAGCTTCCGGTCGAAGCCGGCCAGCGTGGTCATCACCGGATGGTGCGGATCTTCGCGATGGATCATGTCCGCGATCCGCCCGACCGCGTCCCACACCTTCGGGTTGCTGTAATGCAGGTTCAGTTCGTTGCCCACCACCCACATCAGCACGGCGGGATGGTCGCTGTAGAGGCCCACTTCCCGGCGGATGCGTTCGAGCTGTTCCGCCACGGCGGCGTCGTTGTCGTAGTCGAAGCCGTGGCGCTCGTTGCCCACGTCGATGCCCATCGCCACCTTCAGCCCGTTGCGCTGCGCACGGTCCAGCATCGCGCGCACCTGGACGTGATCGGTTCCCGTGCTCCAGGTGCGGAAGCTGTTGCCTCCGCGCGCGGCCAGCGCTTCCTGGCCGCCACCGGCCATGCCCGCACCTTTCACGTGGAAGGGCTCGCCGTCCACCAGCATCACGTATGCGCCCTCCTGCTGCACGATGCGGACCTGCGACGGCGCCGCGAGTACCCACGCGGGCGCAGCCAGGGCAAGGATCGACACGAACAGGCGCTGCAGCATGCGGGCGTTCTCCGGGCACATGGACGACGGGGCATCATGCCACGCAGCCCGTCGTGGCACGGACGGGCGCTAGAATGCAGGCATGAACACCATCCTGATCCCCGTCTCCATCGGCGAACTGGCCGACAAGATTTCCATCCTCGAGATCAAGGCCGAGCGTATCGATGACGCAGGCAAGCGCGCGCACGTGCAGGTGGAACTGGAGGGCCTGAATGCCCTGTGGAGCGGGCTGGCGGCCGCGCAGCCGGAACTGGCCGCCCTGAAGGCGGACCTGCGCACCATCAACGAATTGATGTGGGACGTGCAGGATGCCTTGCGCGCCAAGGAAGCGGCGCAGGCCTTCGACGCCGGCTTCATCACGCTCGCACGCGCGGTGGCGCAGCACAACGGCAAGCGCATCGAGGTGAAGAACGCCATCAACCGCCAGGCCGGCTCGCGCTTCATCGAAGAGAAGCAGTACCAGGCCTGACGGCGGCACTCACGCCGCGCCGTGGCGCTCGCGAATCACCTGCAACCGTTCGCGGTAGTACAACGCATCGGCGGCAACCTTCGGCGGATTGTCCGCCAGCCACTCCAGCGCGTCATGCAGGATCGCCGCCTTGTCGGCTTCGGGGGCTTCCAGCGCGGTGTCCACGCGGTCCAGCTGGAGGATGACGTCTTCGCGGGTGCTCTGGGCCATGGCCATGTTCCTCTGGGATGGATCACAGCGTAGGACACGCTGTGTCGTCAGCACGTCACGGCGCACGCCACCGCAAGCGTAAGCTACCCGCCGCACGTTGCCGGAGTACCTCATGGCGCTCGTCCCGTCCCTGCCGGGCATCGACCTTCCGCTCATCCAGGCGCCCATGGCGGGCGTGCAGGATGAAGCGCTCGCCGTGGCCGTGGCCGGTGCGGGCGGCCTCGGGTCGCTGCCATGCGCGCTGCTCGGCGCCACGCAGCTGGAAGCGGCGCTGCGGACGTTCGCGACGCTCGAACGCCCCATCAACCTCAACTTTTTCTGCCATGCGATGGCAGATCCCGATCTGGCGGATGAGCAGCGGTGGCGGAACGCGCTTGCGCCGTACTTCGATGCGTTCGGTGTTGAACCTCCCCCGCCTTCCACGGCCGGTGCGCGCCGGCCCATCGATGCGGCCACCGTGGATCTGCTGGAACCGTTCCAGCCGAAGATCCTCAGCTTCCACTTCGGCCTGCCCGACACCGCCCTGCTGGCGCGCATGAAGGCGTGGGGCGCGCGGGTGATGGCGTCCGCCACCACGGTGGAGGAAGGCCGCTGGCTGCAGCAGCGTGGAGTCGACCTGGTGATCGCGCAGGGGATCGAAGCCGGCGGCCATCGCGGGCATTTCCTTTCCGACGACCTCACCGCGCAACCGACCACCCTCGACCTCGTCACCACGCTGGCGAAGGTGCTGACGGTGCCGGTCATCGCCGCAGGCGGTGTCGGCGACCGTACCGATGTGCAGCGGTTGCTGGCGGCAGGTGCCAGTGCGGTGCAGGCCGGCACCGCCTATCTGCTGTGCCCGGAAGCCACCACGGCGGCCGTGCATCGCGCCGCGCTCCAGCAACAGGATCGCGGTAGCGCGATCACCAACCTTTTCAGTGGCCGCCCCGCGCGCGGCCTGGTCAATCGCCTGATGCGCGACCTCGGCGCGATCTCCACGCTGCCACCCGCCTTCCCCTGGGCATCGCAGGCCCTCGTCCCCCTGCGCGCGGCGGCGGAAGCGCGCGGGCTGGATGACTTCTCGCCGTTGTGGTCCGGCACCCGCCCCGGGCGGTTCCCTGACATGGGCGCGGCAGCGGTGACGCGGGCGTTGATGGGCGTGGACTGAGCGGTACCGCGTGACCACCCTCAGAAACGCGCCGGAAACGTCCTGACACTCCACTTTGCGTTCTTCTCGTCCAGCGTCGCTGCCAGCAGGGTCTCGCCATCCGTGCGCACGTTGACCAGACCGTAGACCAGGCCCGACACCACGTAGGCTCCCCGCGCCTTGCGGGATCCCTTCTTCGGGCGCAGATCGCCCGCCTTGGTGGTGCGGTAGTGCAGCGTGGTGCGGGCA encodes the following:
- a CDS encoding isochorismatase family cysteine hydrolase — protein: MSPMQGYPAGRTALLFIDPYNDFLAEGGKLWPLVADVARSVDLHAHLRTVVSCVRQAGLPVFIVPHHRSEPDDFNGWDHPTPYQLGAARVQPFAKDSWGGEWHPDFAPQPGDIVAKEHWGGSGFSNTDLDYLLKQHRITHVILVGLIANTCIETTGRFASELGYHVTLVRDATAAASAAAMHAAHEINAPTYAHAILTTEGLVDALTARARG
- a CDS encoding MFS transporter, which codes for MDVTPPVSFPSVADQLTARQIGLILFALTLGGFAIGTSEFASMGLMPNMVASLGVTEPQVGHLISAYALGVVVGAPLLAILGAGWKRKTLLLALMGFYALGNLASALGPTYESLLVFRFIAGLPHGAYFGVAALTAVAISPPHRRGRAISLVMLGLTLAILIGNPLATWLGQMIDWRWVFAFVAIIALATGLLLAIWLPVGIDGPKARPLDELRAFNRVPVWQALGIGAIGFAGMFCVFSYLAPTMLEVTRVSPAWIPLGLAGFGVGGVIGNFVGGWLFDRFQLRGAWMVLAWAVVALLLFPLLANALPTILLATVAIGLMGALGPILQSHLMDVAGDAQTLAAASHHAAFNTANALGPWLGGMAITAGFGWTSTGYVGAATAVVGLLVYAWARRRLDARTVPAGVACEPSR
- a CDS encoding mechanosensitive ion channel family protein, which translates into the protein MASPQVPDWLQEWASFAIPVAQALGILLAAWLLLRLLRIVVRRICEHYHLPAQVAVSARRLLGVLVYVSAFMVALGRLGVSGSVLWTALTGFTAVAAVAFFAAWSVLSNIFCSVLILTTRPFRVHDHIEVLENGDKPGLRGRVIDINLLYTTLLEEDALRGDTVLQIPNSHFFQRTTRRWRSGTPPATTSPE
- a CDS encoding nitronate monooxygenase; translation: MALVPSLPGIDLPLIQAPMAGVQDEALAVAVAGAGGLGSLPCALLGATQLEAALRTFATLERPINLNFFCHAMADPDLADEQRWRNALAPYFDAFGVEPPPPSTAGARRPIDAATVDLLEPFQPKILSFHFGLPDTALLARMKAWGARVMASATTVEEGRWLQQRGVDLVIAQGIEAGGHRGHFLSDDLTAQPTTLDLVTTLAKVLTVPVIAAGGVGDRTDVQRLLAAGASAVQAGTAYLLCPEATTAAVHRAALQQQDRGSAITNLFSGRPARGLVNRLMRDLGAISTLPPAFPWASQALVPLRAAAEARGLDDFSPLWSGTRPGRFPDMGAAAVTRALMGVD
- a CDS encoding methyl-accepting chemotaxis protein; this translates as MSSNTASRPLSLQTKLLGALTLGLAVILLCALAGLGSAWFSLSTEVPVQVAQAAEGERLSRDFRVQVQEWKNILIRGHDEEQRTKYVGAFDQKGREVAALAKTLSSSIADPQARRLAADFATQHRELEGNYRAALEQFAAAGYDTQEGDRLVKGMDRQLGETLEALVARTKMIADAAVVARSQEARRMLVACAALSVAAAVVLVLVLAWWIRRSVIRPVVAAAAAARAVAAGRLDKRVEVRSGDEIGQLGTAMADMTATLQGVIAEQGEMALRHDEGRISFRMDDSRFPGEYGRMVRDTNALVASHIAVMQRLVEIMQCYAVGDLSIDMEALPGEKAALTDAMRTTKANLSAINAEIRQLAQAAASGDFSRRGDTQRYQHDFRDMVDGLNRLMETTDGNLADVSSLLQAIARGDLTARMEGDFHGVFATMRDDANATVAQLRTIVRQIQGASSSINTAAGEIAAGNSDLSRRTEQQAANLEETAASMEELTSTVRQNADSARQANQLAIGAASVASEGGTTVARVVTTMSEIEQSSRKIAEIISVIDGIAFQTNILALNAAVEAARAGEQGRGFAVVASEVRTLAQRSANAAKEIKGLIETSVDKVADGSALVNQAGATMGEIVTAVQRVTDIMAEISAASQEQSAGIEQVNQAIAQMDETTQQNAALVEEASAAARSMEDQARELNGAVNVFVLDARAPQDRAHGRARALAAA
- a CDS encoding glycoside hydrolase family 2 TIM barrel-domain containing protein translates to MLQRLFVSILALAAPAWVLAAPSQVRIVQQEGAYVMLVDGEPFHVKGAGMAGGGQEALAARGGNSFRTWSTGTDHVQVRAMLDRAQRNGLKVAMGIDVGNERHGFDYDNDAAVAEQLERIRREVGLYSDHPAVLMWVVGNELNLHYSNPKVWDAVGRIADMIHREDPHHPVMTTLAGFDRKLIDLLKARAPSLDLIGIQLYGDIGALPEKLVTSGWTGPYVVTEWGPTGHWESPLTAWKAPIEDDASRKAMLLQQRYEQVIAADTKQGLGSYVFLWGNKQERTPTWYGLFLPSGESTPAVDAMQYVWTGAWPSNRAPSIQPLTLDSRPAIDSITLEPGREYTARVDARDADGDTLRYRWTVLYETTATSIGGDREDVPPAVALAMEDDGKGGVRFAAPGKPGAYRLFVDVLDGQGHAAYANLPFRVADR
- a CDS encoding SDR family oxidoreductase: MKVVVVGGTGLIGKRLVALLKAKGHDVVAAAPSTGVDAVTGEGVAAALEGAHVVVDVANAPSFEDAAVKAFFEASTGHLLAAAAHAGVRHYVALSVVGTERLQGSGYFRAKWAQEQRIRAGGVPYTLVRATQFFEFLDGIAQSGMQGDDILLPSARMQPIAADDVAAMLAVVVDSTPAEGIVEIAGPQARPMATFVADHLRSCGDPREVRAAADAPYFGMPLDDDTLLPTGIARIAATDYAAWSLRR
- a CDS encoding DUF6165 family protein, with protein sequence MNTILIPVSIGELADKISILEIKAERIDDAGKRAHVQVELEGLNALWSGLAAAQPELAALKADLRTINELMWDVQDALRAKEAAQAFDAGFITLARAVAQHNGKRIEVKNAINRQAGSRFIEEKQYQA